In Horticoccus luteus, the following proteins share a genomic window:
- the nth gene encoding endonuclease III — protein MSAETFSTRAQRAAYIDRRLAELYPATPVPLTHRDAFTLLIAVLLSAQCTDKRVNEITPRLFARADTPAAMAKVPVEEIQAIIRPCGLSPQKAKAISGLSRQLLERHGGEVPRTFADLEALPGVGHKTASVVMAQAFGVPAFPVDTHIHRLAQRWTLTNGRNVEQTEADLKKLFPREHWNALHLRIIFYGREHCTAYACDGTRCEICATLFPRRTRAVKTRK, from the coding sequence ATGAGTGCCGAGACGTTTTCCACCCGCGCCCAGCGAGCTGCCTACATTGATCGGCGGCTGGCCGAGCTTTATCCAGCGACGCCGGTGCCGTTGACGCATCGCGACGCGTTTACGTTGCTCATCGCCGTGCTGCTTTCAGCGCAGTGCACGGATAAACGCGTGAACGAAATCACGCCACGGCTGTTCGCGCGGGCCGACACGCCGGCGGCGATGGCCAAGGTGCCGGTCGAGGAGATCCAGGCCATCATCCGCCCGTGCGGGCTTTCGCCGCAGAAGGCGAAGGCGATCAGCGGGCTTTCGCGCCAGTTGCTGGAGCGACATGGAGGGGAAGTGCCGCGGACGTTTGCGGACTTGGAGGCGTTGCCCGGCGTGGGGCACAAAACGGCATCGGTCGTGATGGCGCAGGCGTTTGGCGTGCCGGCGTTTCCGGTCGACACGCACATCCACCGGCTGGCGCAACGCTGGACGTTGACGAACGGGCGCAACGTCGAGCAGACGGAGGCGGATTTGAAAAAATTGTTTCCGCGTGAGCATTGGAACGCGTTGCACTTGCGGATTATTTTTTACGGGCGCGAGCATTGCACAGCGTATGCGTGCGATGGCACGCGTTGTGAGATTTGCGCGACGTTGTTTCCGCGACGGACGCGGGCGGTGAAGACCCGCAAGTGA
- the gap gene encoding type I glyceraldehyde-3-phosphate dehydrogenase: protein MAVKVAINGFGRIGRLVFRALVEQGLLGSQLDVVAVGDIVPADNLAYLLKYDSTQGRFNGTVTSKKSAADKAEDDVLVVNGHEIKVVSAKDPSGLPWAQLGVQLVIESTGLFTDAEKAKGHLTAGAKKVIISAPAKGEDITVVMGVNDDKLDVAKHNIISNASCTTNCLAPVVHVLLKEGFGLEEGLMTTIHSYTATQKTVDGPSKKDWKGGRSAAVNIIPATTGAAKATALVIPAVKGKLTGMSFRVPTPTVSAVDLTVKTTKATSYKEICEAMKRASETYLKGILEYTTDDVVSSDFIHCKSSSIFDAGAGIELNPTFFKLVSWYDNEWGYSNRVVELSKKVAAQL, encoded by the coding sequence ATGGCTGTCAAAGTTGCTATCAATGGTTTCGGGCGGATCGGCCGCCTGGTGTTTCGCGCACTCGTCGAGCAGGGTCTGCTCGGCTCGCAACTCGACGTAGTTGCCGTGGGCGATATCGTTCCCGCCGACAATCTGGCTTATCTGCTGAAATACGACTCCACGCAGGGCCGCTTCAACGGGACAGTCACTTCGAAAAAATCGGCCGCCGACAAGGCCGAGGACGACGTGCTCGTGGTCAATGGCCACGAGATCAAGGTGGTGAGCGCGAAGGACCCGTCGGGGTTGCCTTGGGCGCAGCTCGGGGTGCAGCTCGTGATCGAGTCGACCGGCTTGTTCACCGACGCTGAGAAGGCCAAGGGGCATCTCACGGCGGGCGCGAAGAAGGTCATCATCTCCGCTCCGGCGAAAGGTGAGGACATCACGGTCGTCATGGGCGTGAACGACGACAAACTGGACGTGGCGAAGCACAACATCATCTCCAACGCATCGTGCACGACGAACTGCCTGGCACCGGTGGTGCACGTGTTGCTCAAGGAAGGTTTTGGGCTCGAGGAAGGTTTGATGACGACGATCCACTCTTACACCGCGACGCAAAAGACCGTCGACGGCCCGTCGAAGAAGGATTGGAAGGGCGGACGTTCCGCGGCGGTCAACATCATCCCTGCCACGACCGGCGCCGCGAAGGCGACCGCGCTCGTCATCCCAGCAGTGAAGGGCAAGCTGACCGGCATGTCGTTCCGCGTGCCGACGCCGACCGTCTCGGCGGTTGACCTGACGGTGAAGACAACGAAGGCGACGTCGTACAAAGAAATCTGCGAAGCGATGAAACGCGCCAGCGAGACCTACCTGAAGGGCATTTTGGAATACACGACCGACGACGTCGTCTCGTCGGACTTCATCCACTGCAAGTCGTCGTCTATTTTCGACGCCGGCGCCGGCATCGAGCTGAATCCGACGTTTTTCAAGCTCGTGAGCTGGTATGACAACGAGTGGGGCTACTCCAACCGCGTGGTCGAGCTCAGCAAGAAAGTCGCGGCGCAGCTCTGA
- the pgk gene encoding phosphoglycerate kinase — protein MPKFQTIRDLNLNGKRVLIRVDFNVPQDKASGAITNNQRIVAALPTINYALEQGASVVLMSHLGRPDGKANAKYSLKPVAAELEKLLGRPVAFAADCVGAEAEQAAAALKPGGVLLLENLRFHLEEEGKVKQEDGSSVKADPAKVAAFRASLSKLGDVYVNDAFGTAHRAHSSMVGVNLPQKAAGFLMEAELKAFASVLDHPQRPLLAILGGAKIADKIPLINNLLEKADEIIIGGGMAFTFKKELEGMAIGDSLYDPEGARIAKDLFAKAAAKGVKIHLPVDFVVADKFDPEATTQIVDDQAGIPAGWMGLDAGPKSRERFAEVIGRCKTIIWNGPPGVFEFAKFAEGTKAMAAAIAGATAAGATTVVGGGDTATAAKKTKVADKVTHCSTGGGASLEFLEGKALPGVAFLES, from the coding sequence ATGCCGAAGTTTCAAACCATCCGTGATCTCAACCTGAACGGAAAGCGCGTGCTCATTCGCGTCGATTTCAACGTGCCGCAGGACAAGGCGAGCGGCGCGATCACCAACAATCAGCGCATCGTCGCCGCGCTGCCCACGATCAACTACGCGTTGGAGCAAGGCGCGTCGGTGGTGTTGATGAGTCATCTCGGCCGGCCGGATGGGAAGGCGAATGCGAAGTATTCCCTGAAGCCGGTGGCGGCAGAGCTGGAAAAGCTGCTGGGGCGGCCCGTGGCGTTTGCGGCGGATTGCGTCGGCGCGGAGGCGGAGCAAGCGGCGGCGGCGCTCAAGCCGGGCGGGGTGCTGCTGCTGGAGAACCTGCGTTTCCACCTCGAGGAGGAGGGCAAAGTGAAGCAGGAGGATGGTTCCTCGGTGAAAGCGGATCCGGCGAAGGTGGCGGCGTTTCGCGCGAGTCTTTCGAAATTGGGCGACGTGTATGTGAACGACGCTTTCGGCACTGCGCATCGCGCGCACAGCTCGATGGTGGGCGTAAATTTGCCGCAGAAAGCAGCGGGATTTTTGATGGAGGCGGAGCTCAAAGCGTTTGCGTCGGTGCTGGATCATCCGCAGCGCCCGTTGCTCGCGATACTCGGCGGCGCCAAGATCGCGGACAAGATTCCCCTCATCAACAATCTGCTCGAGAAAGCCGACGAGATCATCATCGGCGGCGGCATGGCGTTTACGTTCAAGAAGGAACTCGAGGGCATGGCCATCGGCGACAGCCTTTACGATCCGGAAGGGGCCAGAATCGCGAAAGACCTTTTTGCGAAGGCCGCCGCCAAGGGGGTGAAGATTCACCTGCCGGTGGACTTCGTGGTGGCGGACAAATTCGATCCGGAGGCGACGACACAAATTGTGGACGATCAGGCGGGCATTCCTGCGGGGTGGATGGGCCTCGATGCGGGCCCGAAGTCGCGCGAGCGGTTCGCGGAAGTGATCGGGCGGTGCAAGACGATCATCTGGAACGGGCCTCCGGGCGTGTTTGAGTTTGCGAAGTTCGCCGAGGGCACGAAGGCAATGGCGGCGGCGATTGCGGGAGCCACGGCAGCGGGCGCGACGACGGTGGTCGGCGGGGGCGACACCGCCACGGCGGCCAAGAAAACCAAGGTCGCCGACAAGGTCACGCATTGCTCCACGGGTGGCGGCGCCAGTCTCGAATTCCTCGAGGGCAAAGCCTTGCCAGGGGTGGCGTTCCTCGAAAGCTGA
- the tpiA gene encoding triose-phosphate isomerase, translated as MSSRKKLIAGNWKMNKTSADGMALAREIVVEVGKLNDVEVVLCPPFTALEAVAKEIDGSQVKLGAQNMHPEPNGAFTGEISAPMLRALFATHVILGHSERRAYFAETDAFINEKVIAGLKHQLRPILCVGETLAEREAGDTLKVVQTQLEGGLAGTNKDQAASLVIAYEPVWAIGTGKVATSEQAQEVHAFIRGLLAKLYTEPVAQRMRILYGGSMKPANAAELLAQRDIDGGLIGGASLEARSFVELIKIAATAQ; from the coding sequence ATGTCTTCGCGCAAAAAACTCATCGCTGGTAACTGGAAAATGAACAAGACGTCGGCCGACGGCATGGCGCTGGCGCGTGAAATCGTCGTCGAAGTGGGCAAGTTAAACGACGTCGAAGTCGTGTTGTGTCCGCCGTTTACCGCGTTGGAGGCGGTGGCGAAGGAGATCGATGGTTCGCAGGTGAAACTCGGCGCGCAGAACATGCATCCGGAGCCCAACGGGGCGTTCACGGGCGAAATTTCCGCGCCGATGTTGCGGGCGCTGTTCGCGACGCACGTCATCCTCGGCCACAGTGAGCGGCGTGCGTATTTCGCGGAGACGGATGCGTTCATCAACGAGAAGGTGATCGCGGGGTTGAAGCATCAGTTGCGGCCGATTTTGTGCGTGGGTGAGACCCTCGCGGAGCGCGAAGCCGGCGACACGCTGAAGGTCGTGCAGACGCAGCTCGAAGGCGGCCTCGCGGGAACGAACAAGGACCAAGCGGCGAGCCTCGTGATCGCCTACGAGCCGGTGTGGGCGATTGGCACGGGCAAGGTGGCGACCAGTGAGCAGGCGCAGGAAGTGCACGCGTTCATCCGCGGCTTGCTGGCGAAGCTTTACACCGAGCCGGTGGCGCAGCGGATGCGGATTCTTTACGGCGGCTCGATGAAGCCGGCGAACGCGGCTGAACTGCTCGCGCAACGCGACATCGACGGCGGGTTGATTGGCGGCGCGAGTTTGGAAGCGCGCAGCTTTGTGGAGTTGATCAAGATCGCGGCGACGGCGCAGTGA
- a CDS encoding polyprenyl synthetase family protein, producing MKRLVARVERGIDLHLPAADARPARLHTAMRYSMQAGGKRLRPVLVLATAELFGITDDRALPAAVALECVHTYSLIHDDLPCMDNDDLRRGRPTAHKAFDEATALLAGDALLTHAFALLAGNYADDSTLARALLAELADAAGSRRLIGGQMEDLLAEKNADATADDLEFIHRNKTAAMIEAAFALGALVGQADEPAIAALRVAGRDIGLVFQIVDDILDATASSGVLGKTAGKDAQAGKTTYVKLHGLATARGIAVERTESAIAALARVAADTRFLTTLTRELIAREK from the coding sequence ATGAAACGCCTGGTCGCCCGCGTGGAGCGTGGGATCGATCTCCATTTACCCGCGGCGGACGCCCGCCCGGCGCGGCTGCACACCGCGATGCGTTATAGTATGCAAGCCGGCGGCAAACGCCTGCGCCCCGTGCTCGTGCTCGCCACCGCCGAACTCTTCGGCATCACCGACGATCGCGCCCTCCCCGCGGCCGTCGCGCTCGAATGCGTGCACACCTACTCGCTCATCCACGACGACCTCCCGTGCATGGACAACGACGACCTCCGCCGCGGCCGTCCCACGGCGCACAAAGCCTTCGATGAAGCGACTGCGCTCCTCGCCGGCGACGCCCTGCTCACGCACGCCTTCGCCTTGCTCGCGGGAAACTACGCCGATGATTCCACCCTCGCGCGCGCGCTCCTCGCCGAACTCGCCGACGCCGCCGGCAGCCGCCGCCTGATCGGTGGGCAGATGGAGGATCTCCTCGCCGAAAAGAACGCCGACGCCACCGCCGACGACCTCGAGTTCATCCATCGCAACAAAACCGCCGCGATGATCGAAGCCGCTTTCGCGCTCGGCGCTCTGGTCGGGCAGGCCGATGAACCCGCCATCGCCGCCCTGCGAGTTGCCGGCCGCGACATCGGCCTCGTTTTTCAAATCGTGGACGACATCCTCGATGCCACGGCCAGCTCGGGCGTTTTAGGCAAAACCGCCGGCAAAGACGCCCAAGCGGGCAAGACCACTTACGTGAAACTTCACGGGCTCGCCACCGCCCGCGGCATCGCCGTCGAGCGCACCGAAAGCGCGATCGCCGCGCTGGCTCGCGTGGCCGCCGATACGCGTTTCCTGACCACGCTCACCCGCGAGTTGATCGCACGGGAAAAATAG
- a CDS encoding FmdB family zinc ribbon protein, with product MPTYEYVCPKCGHEFEQFQSMRDEPLKKCPKCKKMGLKRLVGSGAGLIFKGSGFYITDYKNTAAKTDAANAAKAASPKTEAPKSEAPKSDAGTKSSGGSEKSAAKSSSKTAK from the coding sequence ATGCCGACTTACGAGTATGTCTGCCCCAAATGCGGGCACGAATTTGAGCAGTTTCAATCCATGCGCGACGAGCCGCTGAAGAAGTGCCCGAAGTGCAAGAAAATGGGATTGAAACGACTGGTCGGGAGTGGGGCGGGGCTGATTTTCAAAGGCAGCGGCTTCTACATCACCGACTACAAAAACACGGCCGCCAAAACGGATGCAGCCAACGCCGCCAAGGCGGCGAGCCCGAAGACCGAAGCTCCCAAAAGTGAAGCTCCGAAGTCCGACGCGGGCACGAAAAGCAGCGGCGGAAGTGAAAAGTCGGCGGCGAAAAGCAGCAGTAAAACGGCAAAATAA
- the murJ gene encoding murein biosynthesis integral membrane protein MurJ codes for MSKSLKNIGIVSALTAISRVLGLVRDQLSAAIFGTSVMNSAFITAFNLPNLFRRLLGEGSLTAAIVPTLQEELHESGRPGAYLLLSKVTSWLLVVTGTLVLLAMIAFSQSRLLPGHDEKWYLAADLTVILFPYLAFVCLAAAFNATLNVFQRFTEPALSPIWLNVTMIISLGGAGLHWADTDLGRMHWLCAGVLAGGFFQMAVPAAVLMHAGWRPRLDLVASPRLREIGRLMAPGLFGTAIYQINVFVSRLLAFSLNDSAASVLFYANRLVELPIGVFAIAVATVVYPLIAKHAVQRDFASMAEDYQKGMRVILVINVPAAAGLVLLNEPIVRLLFQRGAFTAEDTAHMAPLLALFALGMPFFSVVSLTTRSFYAMKDMLTPVIVAGISFLVNLGLSLLLMRSLEAAGLVLASTAAIVVQTIILQAWLEKRLPQLSFAPLWKSAWKIVAGTAVMGGIVVGGRHALKRVLPPGHVLDLSVVLGLIVVGAISYGIVLWVLRIEGREDFEKMLGRLRGKK; via the coding sequence GTGTCGAAAAGCCTCAAGAACATTGGCATTGTCTCTGCGCTGACGGCGATTTCGCGCGTGCTGGGGCTCGTGCGGGATCAGTTGAGCGCGGCGATTTTTGGCACGAGCGTGATGAACTCGGCGTTCATCACGGCCTTTAATCTGCCGAATCTTTTTCGGCGGCTCCTGGGCGAGGGGTCGTTGACGGCGGCGATCGTGCCGACGTTGCAGGAGGAGTTGCACGAGAGCGGCCGGCCGGGGGCTTACCTGTTGCTGAGCAAAGTCACGAGCTGGCTGCTCGTGGTGACGGGAACGCTGGTGTTGCTCGCGATGATCGCGTTCAGCCAGTCACGGCTGCTGCCGGGGCATGACGAGAAATGGTATCTCGCGGCCGATCTGACGGTGATTCTGTTTCCGTATCTGGCGTTTGTGTGCCTCGCGGCGGCGTTCAACGCGACGCTGAACGTGTTTCAACGTTTCACGGAGCCGGCGTTGTCGCCGATCTGGCTGAACGTGACCATGATCATTTCGCTCGGCGGCGCGGGGTTGCATTGGGCGGACACGGATTTGGGGCGGATGCATTGGTTGTGCGCGGGCGTGCTGGCGGGCGGATTTTTCCAGATGGCGGTGCCGGCGGCCGTGTTGATGCATGCGGGTTGGCGGCCGCGTCTGGACTTGGTGGCCTCGCCGCGGTTGAGAGAGATCGGGCGTTTGATGGCGCCGGGGCTGTTTGGGACGGCGATTTATCAGATCAACGTTTTCGTTTCGCGGCTGCTCGCGTTTTCGTTGAACGACTCGGCGGCGTCGGTGCTCTTTTATGCGAACCGGCTGGTGGAGCTGCCGATCGGGGTGTTTGCGATCGCGGTGGCGACGGTGGTCTACCCGCTGATCGCGAAACATGCGGTGCAACGCGACTTCGCCTCGATGGCGGAAGACTACCAGAAAGGCATGCGGGTGATTCTCGTGATCAACGTGCCGGCGGCGGCGGGTTTGGTGCTGTTAAACGAGCCGATCGTGCGCCTGCTGTTTCAACGCGGGGCGTTTACGGCGGAGGATACCGCGCACATGGCGCCGTTGCTGGCCCTGTTTGCGCTGGGCATGCCGTTTTTCTCGGTGGTGAGTCTGACGACGCGTTCGTTCTATGCGATGAAGGACATGCTGACGCCGGTGATCGTAGCGGGCATCAGTTTTCTGGTGAATCTGGGCCTGAGTCTGCTGCTGATGCGGAGTCTGGAAGCGGCGGGGTTGGTGCTGGCGAGCACGGCGGCGATTGTTGTGCAGACGATCATTTTGCAGGCGTGGCTGGAAAAGCGGCTGCCGCAGTTGTCGTTCGCGCCATTGTGGAAGAGCGCGTGGAAGATCGTGGCGGGGACGGCGGTGATGGGCGGCATCGTGGTGGGCGGCCGCCATGCACTGAAGCGAGTCCTGCCGCCCGGGCATGTGCTGGATCTCTCCGTGGTGCTCGGCCTGATCGTGGTGGGCGCGATCAGCTACGGAATCGTGCTCTGGGTTTTGCGGATCGAAGGACGCGAGGACTTCGAAAAGATGCTGGGACGCTTGCGGGGAAAAAAATGA
- a CDS encoding NADH:flavin oxidoreductase/NADH oxidase codes for MSHLFDALRIKDITLRNRIGVSPMCQYSSDDGVANDWHLVHLGSRAVGGASLVIAEATAVVAEGRISPGDAGIWADKHVEPLARINRFVKAHGAVPGLQIAHAGRKASASRPWEGDAHLADDAGGWPTVAPSAVAFGGALDKVPAALSREQIRGVQQAFVAAAQRALAAGYEWLELHGAHGYLAHEFLSPLVNARTDEYGGSFENRIRFVVEMTRAVRAVWPERLPYAVRLSCTDWVEGGWDIEQSIELARRLKAEGVDLIDCSSGGAVPRVKIPVGPGYQVSLAERIRREAAIATAAVGMITEPAQADEIVRAGKADMVLLAREMLRDPYWPWHAAKALGHRDAIKPPVQYERAF; via the coding sequence ATGTCCCATCTTTTTGACGCGTTACGAATCAAAGACATCACGTTGCGCAATCGCATCGGCGTTTCGCCCATGTGCCAGTATTCGTCGGACGACGGCGTGGCGAACGACTGGCATCTCGTGCATCTGGGCTCGCGGGCGGTGGGTGGCGCGAGTCTGGTGATCGCGGAGGCGACGGCGGTAGTGGCGGAAGGCCGCATCTCGCCAGGAGACGCCGGGATCTGGGCCGACAAGCACGTGGAACCGCTCGCGCGGATTAATCGCTTCGTGAAGGCGCATGGGGCGGTGCCCGGCCTGCAAATCGCCCATGCCGGGCGGAAGGCGAGCGCATCACGCCCGTGGGAAGGCGATGCGCATCTGGCGGACGACGCGGGAGGCTGGCCGACGGTGGCGCCGAGCGCGGTCGCGTTTGGCGGCGCGTTGGACAAGGTGCCGGCGGCCTTGAGTCGCGAGCAGATTCGGGGCGTGCAGCAGGCGTTTGTCGCTGCGGCGCAGCGGGCGCTGGCCGCGGGCTATGAGTGGCTGGAGTTGCACGGCGCGCACGGTTATCTGGCGCATGAATTTCTGTCACCGCTAGTCAACGCGCGGACCGACGAATACGGCGGGAGTTTTGAAAACCGCATCCGCTTCGTCGTGGAAATGACGCGCGCCGTGCGGGCGGTGTGGCCGGAGCGGCTGCCTTACGCGGTGCGACTCTCCTGCACCGATTGGGTGGAGGGCGGTTGGGACATCGAACAATCGATCGAACTCGCGCGGCGATTGAAGGCGGAGGGCGTCGACTTGATCGATTGCAGTTCAGGCGGGGCGGTGCCGCGCGTGAAGATCCCGGTCGGTCCGGGCTATCAGGTTTCCTTGGCGGAACGGATTCGGCGGGAGGCCGCCATCGCGACGGCGGCGGTGGGGATGATCACGGAGCCGGCGCAAGCGGACGAGATCGTGCGCGCCGGAAAAGCCGACATGGTATTGCTCGCGCGGGAGATGCTGCGCGATCCCTATTGGCCGTGGCATGCGGCCAAGGCGTTGGGCCACCGCGACGCGATCAAGCCGCCGGTGCAATACGAACGCGCGTTTTGA
- a CDS encoding NAD(P)H-dependent oxidoreductase, whose translation MNALSSEQLVAQMRWRYATRKFDRAKKVPDKDWAALEEVLVLTPSSIGLQPWKFIVVTDQAVKDRLAVAAWNQAQPADCSHFVVFAVHRDLGTEHVDRHVARMGEVRGQPTEALGKFREMVIRNVDKERASGRLDTWQTHQLYIALGNFMTAAAMLGVDTCPMEGFEPAEFDKILGLEGTAFATVVSCAAGYRAADDRFATMTKVRFKPEDVIVRV comes from the coding sequence ATGAACGCGCTCTCAAGCGAACAACTGGTCGCGCAAATGCGCTGGCGCTACGCTACGCGAAAATTCGATCGCGCGAAGAAGGTGCCGGACAAGGACTGGGCGGCGCTGGAGGAGGTGCTCGTGTTGACACCGTCCTCCATCGGTTTGCAGCCGTGGAAGTTCATCGTCGTGACGGACCAGGCGGTCAAAGACCGGCTGGCGGTGGCGGCATGGAACCAGGCGCAGCCGGCAGACTGTTCGCATTTCGTGGTGTTCGCCGTGCATCGCGATCTCGGGACGGAGCACGTGGATCGCCACGTGGCACGAATGGGCGAAGTGAGAGGCCAGCCAACGGAAGCGCTCGGCAAATTTCGCGAGATGGTGATCCGCAATGTGGACAAGGAGCGGGCGTCGGGCCGGCTCGATACGTGGCAGACGCATCAACTTTACATTGCGCTAGGCAACTTCATGACGGCGGCGGCAATGCTGGGCGTGGATACGTGTCCGATGGAAGGATTCGAGCCGGCGGAGTTCGACAAGATCCTCGGTCTGGAAGGGACGGCGTTTGCGACGGTGGTGAGTTGTGCGGCGGGCTATCGGGCCGCGGACGATCGTTTCGCGACGATGACGAAGGTGCGGTTCAAGCCGGAGGACGTGATTGTGCGGGTGTGA
- a CDS encoding DMT family transporter, with amino-acid sequence MTASASTSRHRHGLLAMLGSAVCFTANALLIRALGTVQSVDVWLLASVRFAIGLGLILTVYGVGPAAFQPRHLYQRRLLILRGSLGALGVYGYYLTVVHLGAGRATFINNTYVVLGALLAVFLLGERFRPLLAAGSAAALVGLALLTDPFGRGAGLGFYDWIAIFTAFASAYIVVMIRQLHAAGEHTATIFGAQCSYGLLLCTGPALLHWSPHPAAAWALMVIAALCSGFGQILMTRAFLDLPVGEGSVLQMLVPLGIAVGGGIFFHEHFTPHELLGATLILFGSALPALRRRRTSSAGLTPAQSRPPA; translated from the coding sequence ATGACCGCGTCTGCTTCCACTTCCCGCCACCGCCATGGCCTCCTCGCCATGCTCGGCTCGGCCGTTTGCTTCACCGCCAACGCGCTCCTCATCCGCGCGCTCGGCACCGTGCAATCTGTCGACGTCTGGCTCCTCGCCTCCGTGCGTTTCGCCATCGGGCTGGGCTTGATCCTCACGGTTTACGGCGTGGGCCCCGCCGCCTTTCAACCGCGTCATCTTTACCAACGCCGCCTGCTCATCCTGCGCGGCTCCCTCGGCGCGCTCGGCGTCTACGGTTACTATCTCACCGTCGTCCATCTCGGCGCCGGCCGCGCCACGTTCATCAACAACACCTACGTGGTGCTCGGCGCATTGCTCGCCGTCTTCCTGCTCGGGGAACGTTTCCGTCCCCTCCTCGCCGCGGGCAGTGCCGCCGCTCTCGTCGGCCTCGCGTTGCTGACTGATCCCTTCGGTCGCGGCGCCGGCCTCGGCTTCTACGACTGGATCGCCATCTTCACCGCGTTCGCGTCCGCCTACATCGTCGTGATGATTCGCCAACTGCACGCGGCGGGCGAACACACCGCCACGATCTTCGGCGCGCAATGCTCCTACGGCCTCCTGCTTTGCACCGGTCCCGCGCTGTTGCACTGGAGTCCGCATCCCGCCGCCGCGTGGGCCCTCATGGTCATCGCGGCGCTCTGCTCCGGTTTCGGCCAGATCCTAATGACCCGCGCTTTCCTCGACCTGCCCGTCGGCGAAGGCTCGGTGCTGCAGATGCTCGTCCCGCTCGGCATCGCTGTCGGCGGCGGGATCTTTTTCCACGAGCACTTCACCCCGCACGAACTCCTCGGCGCGACGCTGATCCTTTTCGGCAGTGCGCTGCCGGCCTTGCGCCGCCGGCGCACCTCTTCCGCCGGGCTCACACCCGCACAATCACGTCCTCCGGCTTGA
- the lpdA gene encoding dihydrolipoyl dehydrogenase, which yields MASEFDLIVIGAGPGGYVCAFRAAQLGLKVALIDKRPSLGGTCLNVGCIPSKALLHSSEQFTFAKSHAAAHGIKLPTVELDLAALLKRKDDVVTKLVGGVAQLAKARKITVVTGTAAFISANTVEVAPADAGGVPAPRTRLTAKNVVIATGSAPVELPFMKFDGATVVSSDHAIAFPTVPKKLVVVGGGAIGLELGSVWSRLGSEVTVVEFLPKIIATYDDDIVRNFTRLLTKQGVKIETGAKVTGFANGTLTAERDGKKLEFPADKVLVAVGRRPFTDGLALEKAGVQLDEKKRVKVDAHLKTTAPGVWAIGDVVAGPMLAHKAEEDGVAVAEWIAGKAGHINWDLVPAIVYTAPEVASVGLGEDAAKSAGRAVNVGKFNFAANGRAIANDTTDGYVKIIADAKTDRILGAQILGHGAGELISEVVTHMEYGGSAEDLGRTIHAHPTMSEAVKEAGLAVSKSAIHAL from the coding sequence ATGGCTTCTGAATTCGATCTCATTGTCATCGGTGCCGGCCCGGGCGGCTACGTCTGCGCCTTTCGCGCCGCTCAACTCGGCCTCAAAGTCGCGCTCATCGACAAACGCCCCTCTCTCGGAGGAACGTGTCTCAACGTCGGCTGCATTCCCAGCAAGGCGCTCCTCCACTCCTCCGAGCAATTCACGTTCGCGAAGAGCCACGCCGCCGCGCACGGCATCAAACTGCCCACTGTCGAACTCGACCTCGCCGCCCTTCTCAAACGCAAGGACGACGTCGTCACCAAGCTCGTCGGCGGCGTCGCGCAACTCGCCAAAGCCCGCAAGATCACCGTCGTCACCGGCACCGCTGCCTTTATCTCGGCGAATACCGTGGAAGTCGCCCCTGCTGATGCCGGCGGAGTGCCCGCACCTCGCACCCGCCTCACCGCCAAAAACGTCGTCATCGCGACAGGCTCCGCTCCCGTCGAGCTCCCATTCATGAAGTTCGACGGCGCCACGGTCGTCTCCTCCGATCACGCGATCGCGTTCCCCACCGTCCCGAAAAAACTCGTGGTCGTCGGCGGCGGCGCCATCGGCCTCGAACTCGGCTCCGTCTGGTCGCGCCTCGGCAGTGAGGTCACCGTCGTGGAGTTTCTGCCGAAAATCATCGCGACCTACGACGACGACATCGTGCGCAATTTCACCCGCCTCCTCACGAAGCAGGGCGTGAAAATCGAAACCGGCGCCAAAGTCACCGGCTTCGCCAACGGCACGCTCACCGCGGAGCGCGATGGCAAAAAACTCGAATTCCCCGCCGATAAAGTTCTCGTCGCCGTCGGCCGCCGCCCCTTCACCGATGGTCTCGCCCTCGAAAAAGCCGGCGTGCAGCTCGACGAAAAGAAACGGGTGAAAGTTGACGCGCACTTGAAAACCACCGCTCCCGGCGTGTGGGCGATCGGTGATGTTGTCGCCGGCCCGATGCTCGCGCACAAGGCCGAGGAAGACGGCGTGGCCGTCGCCGAATGGATCGCCGGCAAAGCGGGCCACATCAATTGGGATCTCGTTCCCGCCATCGTTTACACCGCGCCTGAGGTCGCGAGCGTCGGCCTCGGCGAAGACGCCGCGAAATCCGCCGGCCGCGCTGTCAACGTCGGCAAATTCAACTTCGCCGCCAACGGCCGCGCCATCGCCAACGATACCACCGATGGCTACGTGAAGATCATCGCCGACGCCAAGACTGACCGGATTCTCGGCGCGCAGATTCTCGGCCACGGCGCGGGCGAACTCATCAGCGAAGTCGTCACGCACATGGAATACGGCGGCAGCGCCGAAGATCTCGGCCGCACGATTCACGCGCATCCCACGATGAGCGAAGCCGTCAAGGAAGCTGGCCTCGCCGTCAGCAAGAGCGCGATCCATGCGCTGTAA